From a region of the Thermoanaerobaculia bacterium genome:
- a CDS encoding ABC transporter ATP-binding protein, giving the protein MADLQLVAEGLGQAFGRTRLFSALDLQVPSGDVLLVRGPNGSGKSTLLRILSGFMRPQEGQVAVRWQGKECPPRKLFHRIGMCTPEMRLYEELTGMETMAFFSKLRGVDRDEKTLQELLRSVGLETSRHRWVKVYSSGMKQRLKLLLATFHEPPILYLDEPGSNLDDEGMDVVGRIIEAQKARGVVILATNDTREFAYGTQELFLGQ; this is encoded by the coding sequence ATGGCTGATCTTCAACTTGTCGCAGAAGGACTGGGTCAGGCCTTCGGACGCACCCGCCTCTTTTCTGCCCTGGATCTGCAGGTTCCATCCGGAGACGTTCTCCTCGTCAGGGGGCCGAACGGATCGGGGAAGAGTACACTTCTCCGCATCCTGTCGGGATTTATGCGCCCGCAGGAGGGTCAAGTCGCAGTTCGATGGCAGGGAAAAGAGTGCCCTCCTCGGAAGCTGTTTCACCGGATCGGCATGTGTACCCCCGAAATGCGATTGTACGAGGAACTGACCGGAATGGAAACCATGGCCTTCTTTTCAAAGCTCAGGGGAGTTGATCGAGATGAGAAAACTCTGCAGGAGCTTCTCCGTTCCGTGGGACTGGAGACTTCCCGTCATCGGTGGGTCAAAGTCTATTCATCCGGAATGAAACAGCGGCTGAAGCTACTGCTTGCCACATTCCATGAGCCTCCGATTCTCTATCTGGACGAACCGGGATCGAACCTGGACGATGAGGGGATGGATGTCGTCGGTCGGATCATTGAAGCCCAAAAGGCTCGAGGTGTTGTCATTCTCGCAACCAACGACACACGAGAATTTGCGTATGGAACCCAAGAACTCTTCCTTGGTCAATGA
- a CDS encoding DnaJ domain-containing protein — MASSVIALGLKPQDLPAALRQSSLRFHPNVRSVDEQPFAVLTSIVELDESNTEVLKSWRKSGTRIIDYTDQDRKSPLADIVISTKWDDVVKIMRFSEAVHLFNPRDSKVRAADQGTITHVDLGRFIIKTQRLKLNGILICKEEFREHRFHFQRGILFLITTNIDGEHLGSYLVQKGKITPNQFQAATRLFFSSGKRIGHCLVAVGALSAEGLNSALLEHQEFLGSTTFDWNGTWEFFPVESKLSKDLTFPVHVPRMVLHSVNLVKEFEPPSPLPWKDTDLVQSTVPDIQTLPLTPDQYYLLDQIQDKQLEVRHLYSLLPPPEKQKDRTICQLYISGVLRIFTFDPIDEVVERAEKAKKQTCYEILDLTLQASQDDIRKKYYEFARKYHPDRFTGSERYPIVKDMVEMYFAAINQAYQILFDPEERKAYDLKINRMADPTLRPEDKVMAIMRDVRKAIADSHLSQAIQKLNEVLYLGGKTAETYRLLGQCLMQDSKRLKEAEANLLQSLNLDPANADVHFMLAKLYLRAGMKSRAIRHLQETVKIQPGHFEAENLLKELHG; from the coding sequence ATGGCTTCGTCGGTTATCGCTCTGGGACTTAAACCGCAGGATCTTCCTGCGGCGCTCCGGCAGTCCAGTCTCCGTTTTCACCCCAATGTACGGAGTGTGGATGAGCAGCCGTTTGCCGTCCTGACCTCAATTGTTGAACTGGATGAATCCAACACCGAAGTTCTGAAATCCTGGCGAAAGAGCGGGACCCGCATTATTGACTATACGGATCAGGACCGAAAATCACCCCTGGCGGATATTGTCATCTCAACAAAGTGGGATGATGTGGTCAAGATCATGCGGTTTTCTGAAGCCGTCCATCTCTTTAACCCGCGTGATTCGAAGGTCCGCGCTGCCGATCAGGGCACGATTACCCACGTCGATCTGGGGCGATTCATCATCAAAACCCAGAGGTTAAAACTGAACGGTATTCTTATCTGCAAGGAAGAGTTTCGGGAACACCGCTTTCACTTTCAGAGGGGTATTCTCTTTCTCATCACGACCAACATTGATGGAGAGCATCTGGGAAGCTACCTGGTCCAGAAAGGGAAAATCACCCCGAACCAGTTCCAGGCCGCAACCCGGCTCTTCTTTTCCTCGGGAAAGAGAATCGGTCACTGTCTTGTGGCCGTTGGCGCCCTGAGTGCTGAAGGGTTAAACTCTGCACTCCTCGAGCATCAGGAATTTTTAGGGTCCACGACATTTGACTGGAATGGTACCTGGGAGTTTTTCCCTGTAGAATCGAAACTTTCCAAAGATCTGACCTTTCCGGTCCATGTTCCCAGAATGGTCCTTCACTCGGTGAATCTTGTAAAGGAATTTGAACCGCCCTCCCCTCTACCCTGGAAAGATACCGATCTGGTTCAAAGTACCGTTCCAGATATTCAGACACTGCCTCTTACACCGGACCAATACTACCTTCTGGATCAGATTCAGGACAAACAACTGGAGGTGAGGCATCTCTATTCGCTGCTTCCACCTCCGGAAAAACAGAAGGATCGCACGATTTGCCAGCTTTACATTTCAGGCGTACTGCGTATCTTTACCTTTGATCCGATTGATGAAGTAGTTGAGCGGGCAGAGAAGGCAAAGAAACAGACCTGTTATGAAATCCTGGATCTTACGCTCCAGGCATCGCAGGACGACATTCGAAAAAAATATTATGAATTTGCCCGCAAGTACCACCCCGACCGGTTTACCGGTTCCGAGCGTTATCCCATCGTTAAGGATATGGTCGAGATGTACTTTGCCGCCATCAACCAGGCCTACCAGATTCTTTTTGATCCAGAGGAACGAAAGGCCTATGATCTGAAAATCAACCGTATGGCTGATCCGACACTGAGGCCTGAAGATAAGGTTATGGCAATTATGCGGGATGTGCGAAAAGCCATTGCGGATTCCCATTTATCCCAGGCGATTCAGAAGTTGAATGAAGTTCTCTACCTGGGTGGGAAAACGGCTGAAACTTACCGGCTTCTTGGCCAATGCCTCATGCAGGATTCCAAAAGGCTCAAGGAGGCAGAAGCCAACCTTCTCCAGTCCCTGAACCTTGATCCCGCCAATGCCGATGTTCATTTTATGCTGGCGAAACTTTATCTTAGAGCTGGAATGAAAAGTCGGGCGATCCGCCACCTCCAGGAGACGGTCAAAATCCAGCCGGGTCACTTTGAGGCCGAAAACCTTCTCAAGGAGCTTCATGGCTGA
- a CDS encoding ABC transporter ATP-binding protein, with amino-acid sequence MSDYSIVVERLVKYYRRWGRYRWQSFKGALLSGQLRGTFQPSEHLLALDDVSITVQKGEMVGVIGRNGSGKSTLLKVVAGILTPNSGSAAAQGRIAALIELGAGFHPEISGRDNVLINGVMLGLSRKEIRKRMDDIVRFAELEAFMEEPVKAYSSGMYVRLGFSVAVHVDADILLVDEVLAVGDEAFSRKCIERILSLQARGVTILFVSHDLDLITKLCQRVVWLDKGKIMKIGSPHDVVRAYREAVGKSTDSSEDLRNGTGEASLTQISLIGEEGRESSLLPSNRKEFTIRLYAQAHRSLDDVVFGIAIRRREGEIVYGTNTLIDGIQFLPWEGEGCVEFKVEGAALTPGNYFLDAAIHRKDGRAYDYWMRCLEFTVHGEKRDLGGFRPAHRWTFAGEIDVDPADGAG; translated from the coding sequence ATGAGCGATTACTCCATCGTTGTCGAGCGGCTGGTGAAATATTACCGCCGGTGGGGACGATACCGTTGGCAGAGCTTCAAGGGAGCCCTGCTCAGTGGACAGCTGCGGGGAACTTTCCAGCCCTCGGAGCACCTTCTGGCTCTGGATGATGTCAGCATAACGGTTCAGAAGGGTGAAATGGTTGGGGTCATCGGACGAAACGGGTCCGGGAAAAGTACACTCCTCAAGGTCGTGGCCGGAATTTTGACTCCCAACTCCGGGTCTGCAGCCGCGCAGGGACGGATTGCTGCCCTGATTGAACTGGGAGCAGGGTTTCATCCCGAGATTTCAGGTCGGGATAATGTTCTCATTAATGGGGTGATGCTAGGCCTTTCCCGGAAGGAAATCCGGAAGCGGATGGATGATATTGTTCGTTTTGCCGAACTTGAAGCCTTTATGGAAGAGCCCGTGAAAGCTTATTCCTCAGGAATGTACGTCCGGCTCGGTTTTTCTGTCGCTGTTCACGTTGATGCAGATATCCTTCTCGTGGACGAGGTTCTGGCTGTGGGGGACGAGGCCTTCTCCCGAAAGTGCATCGAGCGGATTCTCTCTCTTCAGGCCCGCGGTGTCACCATTCTCTTTGTTTCCCACGATCTCGACCTGATTACAAAGCTGTGTCAACGGGTGGTATGGCTGGACAAGGGGAAGATTATGAAAATCGGCTCTCCCCACGACGTTGTCCGAGCCTACCGGGAAGCCGTGGGAAAGAGTACCGATTCTTCAGAGGACCTTCGCAACGGAACCGGAGAGGCCAGCCTGACACAAATCAGCCTGATCGGGGAGGAGGGGAGAGAATCTTCCCTTTTGCCTTCCAATCGCAAGGAGTTCACCATTCGATTGTATGCACAGGCTCATCGTTCTCTCGATGATGTTGTCTTCGGGATTGCCATCCGGCGGAGAGAGGGGGAAATTGTATATGGGACCAATACCTTAATCGATGGAATTCAATTTCTGCCCTGGGAGGGTGAAGGATGTGTCGAATTCAAGGTTGAAGGAGCCGCTCTGACACCGGGGAACTATTTCCTGGATGCAGCCATCCACCGTAAGGATGGCCGGGCTTACGACTACTGGATGCGATGCTTGGAGTTCACCGTCCATGGAGAAAAGCGGGACCTTGGGGGATTCCGTCCGGCGCACCGATGGACCTTCGCAGGGGAAATCGACGTTGACCCGGCGGATGGGGCAGGGTAA
- a CDS encoding ABC transporter permease, with translation MIHFIHNLIRYRELILTLVGRELQARYRGTLLGYFWSLINPLLLLTIYTVVFSTIFQPRMEGIRPYAMFLFCGLLPWTWFSGSLLESTIVLPDNAQLIKKVLFPTEILPITKVVSHGVHFVLALPILVGALLWTGNLGPEIFLLPVPLLLQFLFTTGIALTLSALSVHFRDLRDLMQNLITLWFFATPIIYPLDMIQYPLLRRLIHLNPATPLFIVYQDLSFFHRFPRWTDLAAAMVVSLVSLLVGVFLFERLKETLMEEA, from the coding sequence TTGATTCACTTCATTCATAATCTTATCCGGTACCGGGAGCTGATCCTTACGCTCGTGGGAAGGGAATTGCAGGCACGTTACCGGGGAACCCTTCTCGGTTACTTCTGGTCGCTTATTAATCCTCTCCTGCTCCTAACGATCTACACGGTTGTCTTTTCCACGATCTTTCAGCCAAGGATGGAGGGGATTCGTCCCTATGCCATGTTTCTGTTCTGTGGTCTGCTTCCGTGGACCTGGTTTTCCGGAAGCCTGCTTGAATCCACGATCGTCCTGCCGGATAACGCCCAGCTGATCAAAAAAGTTCTCTTCCCCACCGAAATTCTTCCCATTACCAAAGTGGTAAGCCACGGCGTTCACTTTGTTCTGGCCCTTCCGATTCTGGTTGGAGCCCTTCTATGGACGGGGAATCTCGGACCTGAAATTTTTCTTCTCCCCGTTCCACTGCTTCTGCAGTTTCTATTCACAACGGGAATTGCTCTCACTCTGTCCGCTCTTTCGGTCCACTTTCGTGATCTTCGCGACCTCATGCAGAACCTGATCACCTTATGGTTTTTTGCAACACCCATTATCTATCCTCTGGATATGATCCAGTACCCTCTGCTGAGACGGCTGATTCATCTCAATCCTGCCACGCCGCTCTTCATCGTCTATCAGGATCTCTCCTTTTTTCATCGGTTTCCCCGCTGGACCGACCTTGCCGCTGCCATGGTTGTCAGCCTTGTCTCTCTCCTGGTGGGTGTTTTCCTCTTTGAACGGTTGAAGGAAACCTTGATGGAGGAAGCATGA
- a CDS encoding penicillin-binding protein activator, with translation MKRLVIASFVISMLVTLGCKPKEIVIGAILPESGEAALYGQAVKEGIMVAEAYVKSSQDYPYRFRVIYRDTKSQPDAAAELMNDVIKEGALAVIGGVTSSEAFKMAEIAAKRTRVLLSPTASHAKLSGINPYFFRIYPSDQQEVIRMAKHTAEIVGATKIAILYQNNEYGDGVAENYALELKKLGILNAQKIVLPTDAESFSDPISEALALNPDAVFIAAYSDITIRVLQDLKAVRYKGTVLTTSAINTPGAFARAGESAENIYYCKPPFETGQDGGEKSHIVDVFTKKYEEQFGKMPDVFAAYGFDSFLVLATAISQSGTYPEDVYKGLKGLQGFTGVTGPVVFNTYGDVNKFPRIYWYTQGQEVDYMEYRKNERDRILKEIERLRSGQN, from the coding sequence ATGAAACGTCTCGTGATCGCTAGTTTTGTCATTTCCATGCTTGTAACGCTCGGTTGTAAGCCCAAAGAGATCGTGATCGGTGCGATTCTTCCCGAATCCGGAGAAGCAGCGCTCTACGGTCAGGCCGTAAAAGAAGGAATCATGGTGGCTGAAGCCTACGTGAAATCCAGTCAGGATTATCCCTATCGTTTTCGAGTGATCTATCGAGATACCAAATCCCAGCCCGACGCTGCAGCGGAGCTGATGAACGATGTGATCAAGGAGGGGGCCCTTGCGGTGATCGGAGGTGTCACCTCTTCCGAAGCCTTCAAAATGGCGGAAATCGCAGCCAAGCGAACCCGGGTGCTTCTGAGCCCCACGGCTTCGCATGCGAAGCTGTCCGGGATCAATCCCTACTTTTTCAGAATCTACCCGTCGGATCAGCAGGAAGTCATTCGTATGGCCAAACATACAGCTGAGATCGTGGGTGCCACGAAGATCGCCATTCTGTACCAGAATAACGAATATGGGGACGGGGTGGCGGAGAACTATGCGCTCGAGCTGAAAAAGCTGGGCATCCTGAATGCTCAGAAGATCGTTCTGCCGACAGATGCCGAGAGTTTTTCCGATCCCATTTCAGAAGCTCTGGCGCTCAACCCGGACGCGGTCTTCATCGCTGCCTACTCGGACATTACGATCCGGGTTCTGCAGGACCTCAAAGCGGTCAGGTATAAGGGTACGGTTCTCACGACATCGGCCATCAATACCCCCGGAGCCTTTGCCAGAGCGGGAGAGTCTGCGGAGAACATCTATTATTGTAAACCGCCCTTTGAAACGGGGCAGGATGGTGGTGAAAAGAGCCATATCGTTGATGTCTTCACTAAAAAATACGAAGAACAGTTTGGAAAGATGCCCGATGTTTTCGCGGCCTATGGTTTTGACTCCTTTCTCGTGCTTGCGACTGCCATCTCTCAGAGTGGCACCTATCCCGAGGATGTCTACAAGGGCCTGAAGGGTCTTCAGGGATTTACCGGTGTGACCGGTCCTGTCGTCTTCAATACCTACGGAGATGTAAACAAATTTCCAAGAATCTACTGGTACACCCAGGGGCAGGAAGTCGATTACATGGAATATCGTAAGAATGAACGGGATCGAATTCTAAAAGAGATTGAGCGGCTGAGGTCGGGGCAGAACTGA
- a CDS encoding ribonuclease H-like domain-containing protein: MGQMNLAPLPRVVFDLETKRSFAEVGGRDRMQDLGISLGVVYDFSDDTYHVYRDDEIEGLVRHLLRASLLIGFNVDGFDIPVLGPYLPVPAPRFKTLDLMGEAKKPLGFRPSLNKLAGATLGESKAGDGLEALRWYREGRWDDLIHYCKEDVRITRDLYLYGRDHGYLLFPERDGQIVRVPVNWS, encoded by the coding sequence ATGGGTCAGATGAATCTCGCTCCCCTGCCCAGAGTTGTCTTCGATCTTGAAACCAAACGATCTTTTGCGGAAGTGGGCGGAAGGGACAGGATGCAGGATCTGGGTATCTCACTGGGTGTCGTCTATGACTTCTCGGATGACACCTACCATGTTTACCGGGATGACGAGATCGAGGGCCTGGTTCGCCACTTACTCAGGGCATCACTCTTAATCGGATTCAATGTGGATGGTTTTGATATCCCTGTTCTCGGTCCCTATTTACCCGTTCCTGCTCCAAGATTCAAGACTCTCGATCTTATGGGAGAAGCAAAAAAACCTCTCGGGTTTCGGCCCTCCCTGAACAAGCTTGCCGGGGCAACCCTGGGAGAGTCCAAGGCGGGGGACGGCCTGGAAGCCCTTCGCTGGTACCGGGAAGGCCGATGGGATGACCTGATCCACTATTGCAAGGAAGATGTTCGGATTACGCGGGATCTCTATCTCTACGGGCGGGACCACGGCTATCTTCTCTTTCCTGAAAGGGATGGACAGATTGTGCGTGTTCCCGTAAACTGGTCCTGA
- a CDS encoding HAD-IA family hydrolase produces MVQVSSPSELSDSTRVRVIFFDAGNTLLKPVESASTIYARTFRKWGLNVREEEVEKVFEATWSAFNARFEVGMDKFTYYPGGERVFWQDFVHSVMKAFGTVRDPDGCFNDLYEIFRRPETWERYPAAEHTLEILSRNGLSLGIISNWDSSLKSILDSLDLTRFFQVILISSMVGVAKPAKEIFLMAARAFDVTPTQCLHIGDSLHDDYMGAVGAGFQALLLDRKGLGNGRVPVVHSLEEVIEWVR; encoded by the coding sequence ATGGTACAGGTTTCTTCCCCATCTGAACTCTCCGACTCCACCCGGGTCCGCGTCATTTTCTTTGATGCGGGCAATACGCTGCTGAAGCCGGTCGAATCCGCATCCACCATCTATGCCCGCACCTTCAGGAAGTGGGGACTGAATGTGCGTGAGGAAGAAGTCGAAAAAGTCTTTGAAGCTACCTGGTCCGCTTTTAACGCAAGGTTTGAAGTGGGTATGGATAAGTTTACCTACTATCCCGGCGGGGAAAGGGTGTTCTGGCAGGATTTCGTTCATTCGGTCATGAAGGCATTCGGCACCGTACGGGATCCCGATGGTTGTTTTAACGATCTCTATGAGATCTTCCGTCGACCGGAAACGTGGGAACGATATCCGGCAGCAGAACATACACTGGAAATACTTTCCCGAAACGGCCTCTCTCTGGGAATTATTTCGAACTGGGATTCAAGCCTGAAATCGATTCTGGACTCCCTCGATCTAACGCGGTTTTTCCAGGTGATCCTGATTTCCAGTATGGTCGGGGTCGCAAAACCGGCAAAGGAAATCTTTCTAATGGCTGCTCGAGCCTTCGATGTAACCCCCACTCAATGTCTCCACATCGGCGACAGCCTTCATGACGATTATATGGGGGCTGTCGGTGCAGGGTTTCAGGCCCTCCTGCTGGACAGAAAGGGGCTCGGAAACGGACGGGTTCCTGTCGTCCATTCACTGGAGGAGGTGATTGAATGGGTCAGATGA
- a CDS encoding trypsin-like peptidase domain-containing protein: protein MKTIRYFLIMMLIAIPMMADNPFVRRDAVVQVVESVSPSVVNIAAETIVTQRVSPFYDLFFFDRLPGYERQHTSESLGTGVVVTGSGTVVTNAHVIQGADSIFITTTDGKEYKAEVLGVDVPSDIALLKLSGWNTDIPPAKLGTSSDLMIGEPVIAMGNPFGLSHTVTTGVVSALNRTVKNEDGQVYSDFIQTDAAINPGNSGGPLVNILGEVIGINTAIISGAEGIGFAIPVDRVKRVVKDLIQYGEVRPIWTGLKVESAGKGESERRPGSRETVLVERIYAGSPAERAGLKPGDILEKVNGQTVRRPEDWFTALSSSLPGSKLSISLRRGNKSLERILELSEPPADLGETLLETSVGIQIKESFRVGLVISDVVKGSYADRYGIESGDLLTGINGVRVETREEVNAAMAKLVNDPIVVLTVRHGQRGYYLRFPL from the coding sequence ATGAAAACGATCCGATACTTCTTGATTATGATGCTGATTGCCATTCCCATGATGGCGGACAACCCGTTTGTCCGAAGGGATGCGGTTGTCCAGGTTGTGGAATCGGTAAGCCCATCCGTCGTGAACATTGCCGCGGAGACCATTGTGACTCAGCGGGTTTCTCCCTTCTATGATCTCTTCTTTTTTGACCGGCTCCCGGGATATGAGCGGCAGCATACCTCAGAATCCCTTGGAACGGGCGTCGTGGTGACCGGCAGCGGAACGGTCGTCACCAATGCCCATGTTATCCAGGGAGCCGATTCCATCTTCATCACAACAACGGATGGAAAGGAATACAAAGCAGAAGTTCTGGGGGTGGATGTTCCCTCGGATATCGCCCTATTGAAACTTTCGGGTTGGAATACCGATATTCCACCGGCAAAGCTGGGTACTTCCTCGGATCTCATGATCGGAGAACCCGTAATTGCCATGGGAAACCCCTTTGGATTAAGTCACACAGTCACCACAGGTGTTGTATCGGCACTGAACCGAACAGTGAAAAATGAAGACGGACAGGTCTATTCCGATTTCATTCAGACCGATGCTGCGATCAATCCGGGAAATTCCGGTGGACCTCTGGTGAATATTCTGGGGGAAGTGATCGGTATTAATACGGCAATCATTTCAGGTGCAGAAGGCATCGGATTTGCCATTCCGGTAGATCGAGTCAAGCGTGTAGTCAAAGACCTGATCCAGTATGGGGAAGTTCGTCCGATCTGGACGGGACTCAAGGTCGAATCGGCCGGAAAGGGGGAATCGGAAAGGCGACCAGGCTCGAGAGAAACAGTTCTGGTTGAACGGATTTATGCCGGATCTCCCGCGGAGCGAGCCGGCCTGAAACCGGGTGACATCCTTGAAAAGGTCAACGGGCAGACCGTACGGCGCCCTGAGGACTGGTTTACAGCTCTCAGCTCCTCTCTACCCGGCAGTAAGCTCTCCATCAGTCTGCGCAGGGGAAATAAGAGCCTGGAGCGGATCCTGGAGCTATCCGAGCCTCCAGCAGATCTCGGTGAGACATTACTGGAAACCAGCGTGGGAATACAGATCAAGGAATCCTTTCGGGTCGGGCTTGTGATTTCAGATGTAGTGAAAGGGTCATATGCCGATCGGTACGGCATCGAATCCGGAGATCTGCTGACCGGAATTAACGGAGTCCGAGTGGAAACAAGGGAAGAAGTCAATGCGGCCATGGCTAAGCTGGTGAACGATCCCATTGTGGTTCTCACCGTGCGGCATGGACAGAGGGGGTATTACCTCAGGTTTCCCCTTTGA